The Coccidioides posadasii str. Silveira chromosome 2, complete sequence genomic interval AGCGAAACCAGCGTGATTGAGCTTGTGGACCCGGTTTTGGGTACGCCATATCAAATGATATAGCAATTACCTTTGCCATAACTGCCAAAAGAGATGGGTTTGGTGGAGTTTGAGCGAAGTGCGGGCTCTTCCCTACACTGCCACGTTCGTCGTTTCTTTTTCGAATCCCTCTGATAGTCGCAAATGGCTGACATTTATTCGTATACAAAGGTTACGGTCAAAACAGCCGGTTAATGGGTTGGAAGCGCAGCTCATGGATTCAGACCGCTCCGTCGAGACTATACCCCTCATACGCAAGGCCGTTATCTAGGACTTCGAAACAATCCGAACCGAATGGGGAGATAGAAGATGTCGAGAGAGAGTATAACCCGCACGGCTCACACTGGACACAATTGCATGATATACATTCTATCTTCTACTTCATCAGCCGCATGCGCGCCTCCTCGAACCATGCTCTCTAACTAACTTGCTTCGCCGATAATACGTTCCCCACTTTAGCTAGCAGGATGTTAACGAATCTGCTGCCCCTTCAGAGAAATAGCGATCATTTGCAGGAAGCCTCTGTTCCTGTATACTTTATTGCTTGTGACTACCTCGCAGGCACACAGGACGATCATCTGGAATTGTTCTGGCAACCATACCACTGTGCGGTACGGATTGTCGATGAGGCCAACTCGGGGGATTACGACAATCATCGTCGCAAACTTCCTCAACTTTTCTGAACTCGCCTGCCTTGCTTTCGCCTTGTGGATGCGGTATGGGCTGGAAACTGCACCCCAAGACAATCAACTACGATGAGGCCAAAAGCCCATGTGGACAGTAATGATGCGACCATCGTTGTGTGATGACGCCATCGCAGCTCTCAAACAGGTCTAAAACTCTTCGGAGTTCAGGGGTGGAAAGTCTATCTATAGCGACCTGACAATGTCGAAAATTTTCCaaaatttttctttgatgCCGCCTCCTTCCAAACCATGGACCACAGAGCTAGGACTTTGGCCTTCGCCGCGAAGATAGCCGACATCTAGGCTCTTACCTCGAGCTCCCAACGCCAGACGGAGTTGTGCAAGCGGTTGTGGTGACCTACATATCATCGAAATGACGGCGTGTATGAGCTTCAGACGAGCCTCCCACGTCCCACGTATTCTGCCATCTACCGGTTGACAATCTCGACGTCCTTCCTGGACCCAAATTTCGCTTCTTACGGCGGCGATGTGACGCGGCTTGCATACTCCCTGTTGAATACGAAGTTAGGCTTGGCTGTTTATACAGTTTACACCGCCTTCTGGGATAAGTGTGTCGACACGGTGGGTGCCAACAGTGAAGGTCTGCATAGAGACCGTCAATCCCTTGAAGCCCGCGCCGGATTCCCCGGATTTTAAGATGCAATCTCCCAAAAGCTAGTTAGTTGAAGTACCTTACGGAATGAAGACCGAGCGAAAAATATCTAGGGAATAATTCCTGACAGACAAACTGCCTCTTGATGGAGAGGTATTCGCTCTGATGTGGCTGCAACATCAGCTCATGTTCTCGAACTCGTCTACCACAATCTTCCGATGGACCTTTTTACCCTGCTGCTCACCGGCCGCATTGACGATTCCGATCTCGTCGTTCGGCTCTTCAACTGGACACCAGTCTCCGCAAACCACGTAGTCTCGTGCGTTGACTACATAACCGTCGCTGCACATATTGTACAGGACGGTGGCACACCTAACCGTAGCGGCAGGCATGAAACCTTCGCAGGAAAATGCAAAGCAATGGTTTCATCCTAGCATGTCCAATCGCACCTGCAGCGGTTTTTGCCCGCACCGTGATCAACAGCGAATGCACCATCCTCAAGAAGTCAGGTGGCAACATGGCGGTATTTGCAACCTCGTCGAACTTTCTTGGTGATCGTCTCTATACTGGATTGGCGGTATCGACTCCGTGTTTTCCGAGAAGTTTGAACCATATACTAACAAGGGCGCCACTGGTAAGGAGTAACAACAGAAATGACCAACAAGTAGTTATAATCACCATTCTGGACACCAAACCATCTTCAATGTTCCAGAACATATTGACTAATATCGTTGGTTTGGATGCTTCTATCCATTCGTTATTAACTACAAGCGCTATACACCAGAGAGAATAGCATAGGGTCTTCCTTGATGGCCACCACATACGCGTGTTACATTGCTACCAAGCTGACTTTATCAAAACGTGAGTGAACTAAGTTCATGAGTAGCTTATATCAGGTACTCGACCATGCGTTTTGCCCATTTTCGATTAATGTGACCTAGGGTTCGGAGTGAACCTCGCTTTCAACCTCATCGACTTCCAAGGCCTACAGCCTCTCTGCTGATAACCCTAGGCAACCTCTGGGCTGAAGTTTActttctctctctcgaaAGCGACCCATGGGTATGTTCCCTTTGCACAATCCTACTCCATGGTAATCACGGCCCTAAACCGAACCGTCCCTTTCAACATTGCCTCTAAAGGAGAAGTCAGCAGGGGCACCGGGACCAATTAGTTCTTATGTGAATTCTTACCAAATGCATCATTTGCCCTTGCTAGAGGGAATGTTTCGACCATGCAGTTGATGTTTTGTAACTCTGTGAATGCAATTGCTTCCTCTGAATCAGTAGCATGCCCTGAAGGCCAGGCGTGGATGGAAAGACCGGAAACGACCTATTTCAGGTGGCAAAGCATCAGAAACATTTTTTTGCTCGAGACCTCCCGTACGGACTACTCACCATGAGACTACTATTAATGGGTACTTCACCAGGTCCTATTCATGCAGCAATGGTTATTACCCTGGGTCTAGACATTGGCTCTCCCCCCTCCGGGTCCGTGAAGCCTTACTTCCTAGCTTCCCGTGTCACCAATCACAGAACAGATTGGAGGACTCACCGCTTAGCATTAGTAGCTTCCCTCGTGCCTCCAGCCCATTTAATAGTGGGTTCACAACATCTGCGTTTGGCGCTGTTAAGACAATCATTGAGGCTTTCCCAAGCCTCCGCAACGCTTTGCTAACATCTTCTTTGCTCGTGTCGATGTACTCATGTGCACCCAACGCTCGGGCGAACTTCTCCTTCTTGCTGTCCCGTGATATCGCGACTACACGGTATCCAAATCTGTTCGCACACTGGATTGCGAGGTGGCCAAGGCCCCCCAAGCCCTGAATGGCAACAGTTTCACCGGGAGGAACATTCATATGACGCATTGAGTTGAAGACCGTCACTCCAGCGCATAGAATGGGGGCATACTTGGCTGCGTCGACATGGTCAGGCACACGAACGGCAGCTTCAGCGCGGAGGGTACAATATTCGGCATCTTCACAGTATTCGAACTGTCAGTATTGATGGCCTTTTCCTATTAATACGCCACATTTGAAAAGGAAGCATGAGAGCCACGCACATCCACCGCTTCTAGTTTCGCCATTGATCAGCTTGTTGGAGCACATTTGGAACAGGCCTTTCTTGCACGACTTGCAGGTTCCTGTCCAGAGACGTAACAATCAGTGTTTGGTTCCCCCTTTAGATTTCGGAAAAGGGAAAGAGGAGCATACCATCATGCGCTCCATGCCACCCACCCCCAATTCGATCACCCAGTCCCCACCCAGACACTCCATCTCCAACAGCAGCAACTCGTCCAATGATTTCATGGCCTGGGACGATTGGACTAAAGGGAGGCATGAGTCAGCCATGTCATATTTAAACCCAAGCAAAAATATGACCTACAATCCGCCTCCCAGCATATTCTTTTGCGCATAAGTATCCGAGAAGCAGACACCGCAGGCCTCAACCTTGACCAAGACTTCACCGGGACCAGGAAGAGCCAGGGATACCTCTTCGATAACTAGAGGCTTGCCTGCTCCTTTGAAGACTGCTTGTTTGAAAGTTTGCGGAAGGGCCATCGTTTTGCTATTGTATACCATGTTGTCAAAAAACGGAAATTGAACAGGAATCGCAAATGCAGCGGAGGCTTTTATACACTAATTGGCATCGACTAGCAAGCGAATTCTTCTCGTCCTTGGCCTTTCTTTATATACAATGCATTTACTCATTTCTGTCTAGGTAGTTCTGTTCGCGGTAAGGAGTTTACGGGGTTATGCCGGAGGGGTGGCCAGGTGCATGCAGTTGCGGGGTGCATGAGCTGTTGACCTGGGCGGTTAAATAGATCTTCAGACTCAGCTCCCAGTTGTTGTTGGCGAAGGTATCCTTGGCATACGTCGTGGGGGCGTGAGATTGTTAAACCCGCGAGCAAAGGTCGTTCTCTGCCGTTCACCCAGCCAGCCGCTCATGATGCGGCTTGGAGCCGTCACTTAAAACGGACTAGCGCCAACAACTCAGCTGGAGCTCGTTGCCGGACTTAAACGTCAGCACTCCGGCGATAATGCAGTCGTGCAGATAAGATGGTAACAAACAGACGGGTCACAACGGAGATAATCTTTGTTGTGCACCAAGGACGGTCAGTCGTTGAAGTCGTGGAGGCGATGAATTGTATCAATTGCAGTTTAGTCATTTTCTAattagtactccgtatcatGTCCAAGCTTCGCGCTCCCATGTGCGTCTtgttttgaagaaaagaaaggaaaaaaaatactTAGTAACTCCATGGCAATATGATGTGAGATATTCGACTTCATTTTCTGAGACCCAGATCGAGACTGGTCACTAGACGGAGTCGAGCTTTGCTTTCATCATCCATAGAGTCGGTGGTGGGAGGATCACGATCACTTGCGTTTCCAATCCCGAAAAATGGTTTAACTGCGACCTCCACTACTTCTTCAAATAATGTTCCTACAACTTGGTCTCTGAGCTCTGATCCAGTCTGCCGAAAATCGGGAAAAGCGTTCAGTTCCAGCAACCAGACGTCACCATGCTCGTCAACTAAAAAGTCGACGCCAAATAATTCAAATGCATTGGGAAGCGTTTGAAAATGCACCATCATCCCCCTGGCTGCAGCTTCAAAAACTTCACCGGTAACAGCACAGATTTGCTCGTAAACACGCGATTTCCAGTTCGAAGCAATCGAGGGAACACTATCGTCGAGAGCCCAAAAACGGCGGACACTATCAGCATTAGCACTTCCGGTTTCGTCCGTCTGAAGACACGTATTGGTTAGATGACGAGTGAGTTCTTCCACTCCTCCTTTCTCCCACGGCGCAGCATAAGGTTTCTCAGCGAAGAGAGCCAGCATTTCTCTATGGACATAGACCTTTAGGGAGCCTACCGCCAATGCATACACGCGAATGTGAAATTTCCGGTTGTCCGATGAAGGTAGGAGAAGTGGAGGGTGAATGTAAGGTTGGGCGATGAAATGGCGTAGCTGGGATGTAACAACTCCATTGTCGAGGCGATCGCTGTTATCATTTGAAGAATTAGCCGCACCGTCACTATCCTTTTGCTCTTCGCCTTCgtcttcagcttcttcttcatcctcctcctcctcccattCTTCAAATATGGCCTGCAAGGAAGATTCGCTATTGAAGAGACGAATGCCTTGGCCCCGATCGCTCATCCCCGGTTTCAAAATCCACCACTCTTTTTCtgattcttctctctcttcattCTTTTCAAAGCTGTCCCGCAACTCGTAGGCTTCGAGCAATGCCTCGTCCAAAAACTCCGCAAAATCCAGCTCGAATTCTACCGCAGGCTTGAAGTGTTTCCGGAGAATGCTATTAGGATGCTTGGTGATCCAATTCGCAACTGTGTTTGACAGATAATGTTTGCGAATGAGTGCTTTTCGAATCACATACGAATTCACTAGGGACGTCGATGGATGTGCAAGCACGTGGTCGAAGTCGGACTTCTCATAGACTCGATATTGTAGGACTGGTGAGGAGGGGCTAGGGGGTTTGCATGGCGAGGATATCAATTGATAAGGTACTCCCTTGAAACCTTTCTGGAGAGCTTCAAGGACAAGGGGTTGAACATATTCGTCATCGCATTCCACTACCGCGTAAATTTTAGGCACACTTCTTTCCCTATAAATAACAACTAGCCAGTTAGAAGGTATGTATTACAAGGCCCTTCTTAACATGGGAGCGAAGGTGAATGTTCAAAACAGGGTGTAATAGGCTATGCATGTCTATGATATCTCGGAGAATGGAAGAATCTATGTTCTATATCTCGTCGAACGCTATCATCTGCACCCAGGATCCAGTACTCACAACTTTATCTCCCCAGTATAACCCTGTGAATGCATGAAATTGGCTTTGAGGGGTGTGACACTGTTGGAAAAAGTGGTCAGCACTCAATACAATTGATAAAAGGGCATGACACTCCTGAGTGTTCCCTTACCTAGTATATCCCATCTTAACGGCCCAGCCATCATTTCCTGGTTCGCTCTCTTCAATACTTTTGTAGACGTCTGTGAACTTGGGTGCCCATTTGAAGTGTCGGTGATGATACTTTGGACCAGAAGGTTTCTCGCCAGTTTTCAGCGTCATCTCGCCCTCTCGTAACTGTTGTTCCTGCAAATCCGGGCCCTCGCCGCTTGACTCTGCGTCAATCTCTTCAAAGCAGCTCCCTGATTTCCAACGATTTTCCAAGATAGGCGTGTACAATATCTTAGCGTGCTCCACCCCGGGTTCAAGAGGAACATTGATGCTATATAATTCCACTCCCTCTCCCCAATTCTTGTACAGATGCTCGATTAGACGAATAGAAAGCCTAGATGCCTCGGCAATAATCACAGGGTCATGGTTCCTAGAGCTAAAAGCGTAAGAAAGGGCAATAGCCTTGACTCCGCACACAGCTGCCTCGAGCCCGCCGCCAATTGTCCCACTCGACAACGAAAACACAGACGTAGTATTTCTTCCATAGTTTGGACCAGAAATAACAAGATCTATGGGCCCCCGGCCTTGGTTGTAATGGAATAAACCAATTTGGACGCAGCTTGCTGGCGTTGAATCAATGAGCATCCATTCATCTCCAACTCCACCGGTTTCGCCGTCGAATTCGCGCGGAAGGTGGTGAATTGTCCCGTCATCCTGGTGTAGCGTGCCTGGACGGAAATACATAGGTTTTACGGTTGCGCCGACGAGGTGCGCTTTGCCTATCCATGATCTTTGCCTGTGCGGGAGAACGACGGAGACGGTGTGGCCGGCGGACTGGAGACTGTTGACTAGCGAATGGACGTATGGGGACGACTGGTTTGATGGAGGACCATCATCATTCACAACCTATAATTCAGGAGTTAAATAGTCAGCTTCAAAGTTGATTTCAGGGTTCAACGGAGTTACGCAAACTGCCCCTCTTTGGACATGAGCTGACTGACAAGAATGTGCATTTTGTATTTTAGAATCTCCTGTGTGCTCGATTTACCTAGCGTTTGAGAATAGTAGCTTATTtatcttttcccttttttttttttttttaaaaaaaaaagttctttttctttttgaagagatgCTAATAAATTTGCAGGGGTATGCTGATTGTATGTAGGTTGTCAACTTGGTGTTGGAAATGTTGTACCACAGTTTGCCCCCGCTGAGAGAGTTTGATGCAGACAACCTCAAGAATTGCAAGGGAACAGAGGTTTACATCACCATTGCAAAATAAACAAAGCATGAGAAGTAAAGCCTTTTTGCTCCTTTAAAGTCCCTGAATTAAATGTTATGACATAAATGTTTAGAATTGTCGACCTAGgaatatatgtatatatgcATTTGGATGCATACAAAAGAAGAGGATATTAGCTTTCATCCTGATCATCAGGGAGGCGGCCTTTCCGCTGCTGCAAGCGTCCATATTCCTGGGTGTCCAGACTAGACCTTCGCCTGGACTGCGTGCTTGCGCTGGCACCTCCAGTTTCAGCAGTAGCACCGAAGGTCTCGGGCGCCAGTGGCTCGATCATGGCGGACCCTTCaatttcctcttcttcctttaTGGCCTTTGCTGTATCGGCAGCTCTTTTCCCTCTCGGGGTTGTTGGGACGCGGAAGTGGTCCTCGTCGTCGCTTTCCTCCTTGATGGAcacatcatcatcctcagaGTCCGTCTTCTCAATTTTTGGTTTTATCTGTGTTTGCTGCTGCACAGAATTTAATCCCAACCAAACAGCAGAAGTTGCGGCTACCGATGCGAGCCAGAACATTGAACTAAAGGTCACGAAAGACAAAACCCTCCAGTTATACATCAACCATCTATCGAGTTGTTAGTATAGTTAATCGGCATATCCATTTATGATAAAATCTAAAAAGAAAACTGGACAGAGGGTCAAAGTAAATATATCATACCTCAACCCAGCAAATCTTGCATCAAATCTAACCGTGGCCGTGTAAAAGTGCATACGTTCCCGGGATTGGATCTCCAATCTCAAGCTCCGCGGGATATGTTTCTTGTCTTTTGGAAATTCAACCCGTTCCATCATATTTATTGTCAATGCCTCCGCCTCACGCTTCCAATTGAACACATAGAATGGCATTCTTGAAACCCTTCGTGTAGTCTCTACCAACGGGGAAGAATATGTGAGTATAGCCGACCTACGAGACCGCACGATTGCAGGGGTGGATATATTTGCAACTAAATCTTGTGGCTCTTCTAAAAGAGCTAGGTCCACCATAAAGTTGCCTTCAGCAAGATTCACAGGAGAACGTGGAAGGCAGAGGATGACGGAAATATCGTAGGCCTGTGAATGAGCCAGTTCGGGTCCAATCACGGCGGTTCCGAAGGGATTGCCATGCCTAAAGTTGGGAAATATCCATTCAGCTACTAGATATTTCATAGGGAGCAAGCGGAACTGTAGATTGCAATTTGAAAGCTCCGTCTCCAGACGCGCGTAACTTACCCAAACTGTAGGTGTACCACGCGTTCCAAGCTAATTTGAGGTACAAAATTGTAGTAAAAGACCCAATACGATACAATGGACACGACCAAAAGTCCAAATATCGTTACTAGAAAGAATAGCGTCCCC includes:
- a CDS encoding uncharacterized protein (EggNog:ENOG410PKBK~COG:Q) codes for the protein MVYNSKTMALPQTFKQAVFKGAGKPLVIEEVSLALPGPGEVLVKVEACGVCFSDTYAQKNMLGGGFPIVPGHEIIGRVAAVGDGVSGWGLGDRIGGGWHGAHDGTCKSCKKGLFQMCSNKLINGETRSGGYAEYCTLRAEAAVRVPDHVDAAKYAPILCAGVTVFNSMRHMNVPPGETVAIQGLGGLGHLAIQCANRFGYRVVAISRDSKKEKFARALGAHEYIDTSKEDVSKALRRLGKASMIVLTAPNADVVNPLLNGLEARGKLLMLSGPGEVPINSSLMVVSGLSIHAWPSGHATDSEEAIAFTELQNINCMVETFPLARANDAFEAMLKGTVRFRAVITME
- a CDS encoding uncharacterized protein (EggNog:ENOG410PQV6~COG:S~TransMembrane:2 (o35-60i236-261o)); the encoded protein is MAESDSEKGIKPRNPLMATITSPFKTVVSKPAQRAYLGTLFFLVTIFGLLVVSIVSYWVFYYNFVPQISLERVVHLQFGHGNPFGTAVIGPELAHSQAYDISVILCLPRSPVNLAEGNFMVDLALLEEPQDLVANISTPAIVRSRRSAILTYSSPLVETTRRVSRMPFYVFNWKREAEALTINMMERVEFPKDKKHIPRSLRLEIQSRERMHFYTATVRFDARFAGLRWLMYNWRVLSFVTFSSMFWLASVAATSAVWLGLNSVQQQTQIKPKIEKTDSEDDDVSIKEESDDEDHFRVPTTPRGKRAADTAKAIKEEEEIEGSAMIEPLAPETFGATAETGGASASTQSRRRSSLDTQEYGRLQQRKGRLPDDQDES
- a CDS encoding uncharacterized protein (EggNog:ENOG410PGIB~COG:O); protein product: MHILVVNDDGPPSNQSSPYVHSLVNSLQSAGHTVSVVLPHRQRSWIGKAHLVGATVKPMYFRPGTLHQDDGTIHHLPREFDGETGGVGDEWMLIDSTPASCVQIGLFHYNQGRGPIDLVISGPNYGRNTTSVFSLSSGTIGGGLEAAVCGVKAIALSYAFSSRNHDPVIIAEASRLSIRLIEHLYKNWGEGVELYSINVPLEPGVEHAKILYTPILENRWKSGSCFEEIDAESSGEGPDLQEQQLREGEMTLKTGEKPSGPKYHHRHFKWAPKFTDVYKSIEESEPGNDGWAVKMGYTSVTPLKANFMHSQGYTGEIKLERSVPKIYAVVECDDEYVQPLVLEALQKGFKGVPYQLISSPCKPPSPSSPVLQYRVYEKSDFDHVLAHPSTSLVNSYVIRKALIRKHYLSNTVANWITKHPNSILRKHFKPAVEFELDFAEFLDEALLEAYELRDSFEKNEEREESEKEWWILKPGMSDRGQGIRLFNSESSLQAIFEEWEEEEDEEEAEDEGEEQKDSDGAANSSNDNSDRLDNGVVTSQLRHFIAQPYIHPPLLLPSSDNRKFHIRVYALAVGSLKVYVHREMLALFAEKPYAAPWEKGGVEELTRHLTNTCLQTDETGSANADSVRRFWALDDSVPSIASNWKSRVYEQICAVTGEVFEAAARGMMVHFQTLPNAFELFGVDFLVDEHGDVWLLELNAFPDFRQTGSELRDQVVGTLFEEVVEVAVKPFFGIGNASDRDPPTTDSMDDESKARLRLVTSLDLGLRK